The sequence TGCGGCGCATCACCGACGGCGCCCATGCCACGGTGCTGGCCAAGATCGAGGGCCGCAATCCGGCCGCTTCGGTCAAGTGCCGCATCGGTGCGGCGCTGATCTGGGACGCCGAGCAGCGCGGCCTGCTTGGCGCGGGCAAGGAAATCGTCGAGCCCACCAGCGGCAACACCGGCATTGCGCTGGCCTTTGTCGCGGCGGCGCGCGGCATTCCGATCACGCTCACGATGCCGGAAACCATGAGCATCGAGCGGCGCAAGCTGCTGCTGGCCTATGGCGCGAAGCTGGTCTTGACCGAAGGCGCCAAGGGCATGAAAGGCGCCATTGCCAAGGCCGAGGAAATTGCCGCCAGCGACCCGAAATATGTGCTGCTGCAGCAGTTCAAGAATCCCGCCAACCCGGCGATTCACGAAGCCACCACCGGCCCCGAAATCTGGCAGGACACCGACGGCGGCATCGACATCTTCATCTCGGGCGTGGGCACCGGCGGCACGATCACCGGCGTGTCGCGCTACCTGAAAAAAACCCAGGGAAAAGCCATCATTTCGGTGGCCGTCGAGCCGTCGGCCAGCCCGATCCTGACCCAGCACCGGGCCGGTGAGGAACTCAAGGCAGGGCCGCACAAGATACAGGGCATAGGTGCCGGATTCGTGCCCGAGGTGCTGGACTTGTCGCTGGTCGATGCGATAGAGCAGGTCAGCAACGAGGAGGCGATTGACCATGCCCGGCGCCTGGCGCGGGAAGAGGGCATTCTGGCGGGGATTTCCGGTGGCGCAGCCGTTGCGGCAGCGGTACGCTGGGCGAAAAAGCCGGAAAGCGCGGGCAAGACCCTGGTGGTCATCATTCCTGACTCGGGGGAGCGCTATCTGAGTTCAGTCCTGTTTGAAGGAATTTTTGATGCCAGCGGTGCTGCGGTCAATCAGGAATTGGCTTGAGTGAACCTCCACAAAAACGAAAAGCTTCTTTACAAATGAGAATTTAGTCGTTCCAGTTCTATAGCTCAACCATGAAAATTCAACGCATCGCACTTATTGCGTTGCAATTTTCTGGAGCTTTTCATGGCTGAACGCCGCACTTTTCGCCGTCCCTTTCTGAAAATCGCCTTGGCAACCACGCTGGCGGCGGCGTCATGGGGCGCCATCGCCCAGCAGGCCGTCAACCTGCTCAACGTATCGTATGACCCGACCCGCGAACTTTATGTGGAATACAACGCCGCGTTCATCAAATACTGGAAAGCAAAAACTGGCCAGGACGTGACCATCAAGCAATCCCACGGTGGCTCGGGCAAGCAGGCGCGGTCGGTGATTGACGGACTGGATGCAGACGTGGTGACGCTGGGGCTTGCCGGTGACATCGACGCGCTGGTCAACAACGGCGGGTGGATTCCCAAGGACTGGCAAAAGCGCCTGCCGCACAACTCGTCTCCCTACACCTCCACCATCGTGCTGGTGGTGCGCCAGGGCAACCCCAAAGGCATCAAGGACTGGGATGACCTGATCAAGCCCGGTGTCAGTGTCATCACGCCCAACCCCAAGACCTCCGGCGGCGCGCGCTGGAATTACCTCGCCGCCTGGGAGTTCGCCAAACGCAAATTCGGCGGCGATGCCAAGGCCAAGGATTTCGTGGCCAAGCTCTACGCCAACGTGCCCGTGCTCGACACTGGCGCGCGCGGCTCGTCGATCACGTTCGCGCAGCGCAACCAGGGCGATGTCTTCATTTCCTGGGAAAACGAAGCCTACCTGCTGGAGAAGGAATTCGGCAGCAAGGTCGATGTGGTCTATCCCTCCCTCAGCATCCTGGCTGAACCCCCGGTCAGCGTGGTGGACAAGAACGTGGACCGCAAGGGCACCCGCGCCGTGGCCGAGGAATACCTGAAATACCTCTACACCGAAGAAGGGCAGGACATTGCCGGCAAGAACTTCTACCGCCCCGCCGTTTCCGAAAAGGCCAAGGCCAAGTACGCCAAACAATTCCCCAATCTCAAGCTGTTCACCATCGAGCAGGGCTTTGGCGGCTGGACCAAAGCCGACAAGGAACACTTTGCCGACGGCGGCTCCTTTGACCAGATTTACCTGAAAAAGTAAGCCCTGCCCGGTTCTTGCCAAGATGGCGTTACCAGGAAACCCATGAACCAGCTACTGACCTTTCCCGATGCAGGCAAACATGCCTTGTCCATTCGCGCCAAGGCACTGGTGTTTGAAGACCCGCAGTCCCAGGCCTTGCTCGCGCGCCTGGACCAGGTGGCACCCACCGAGGCCACCGTCGTGATCATCGGTGAAACCGGCACCGGCAAGGAGCTGCTGGCGCGCCGCATTCACCAGGGCAGCGCACGGCGCGGCCCCTTCGTGGCGGTCAACTGCGGTGCGTTCAGCGAATCGCTGATCGATGCGGAGCTGTTTGGCCACGAGAGCGGGGCCTTCACCGGCGCCAGCCAGGCCCGGGCCGGCTGGTTCGAGGCGGCCAATGGCGGCAGCTTGTTTCTCGATGAAATTGGCGACTTGCCGCTGGCGCTGCAGGTCAAGCTGCTGCGCGTGCTGCAAGAGCGCCAGATCGTGCGCATCGGCTCGCGCAAGCCCATCGAGCTGGATGTGCGGCTGATTGCCGCCACCAACGTGGACCTGCGCGACGCGGTGAACGCAGGCCACTTTCGTGCCGACCTTTACTACCGGCTCAGCGTGGCGACGCTGGAGCTGCGTCCGCTGTGGGAGCGGCCGGGCGATATTCTTCCGCTGGCCCGGCATTTTCTGGCCAGCTACGCCAAACGCCTGGGGATTGAGGGCAGCACGCTGACGCCGGGTGCCGAGCAGGCGCTGCTGGCGCATGACTGGCCGGGCAATATCCGGGAGCTGGAAAATGTCGTTCACTACGCGCTGATTGTGGCCCCCGCAGCCGCCATCCACGCGAGCGACCTGCAGTCGATCCAGCGTTCGGCACGCAGCCGGGCGCGTCAGCCTGTGGCCTTGCCGCCAGCGGTGGCGGACAGCAGCGCCAGCACGCCGGAAGTGGCTGCCGTCCCCACGCTGCGGCAAATGCTGCGTGAACTGCTGCTCAAATCAATGAAGCTCAACCAGCCGTTGCTCTTTGAACAGGTGCAGGCAACGCTGGTTTGTACCGCTTTCGAGTTCTGCCACAACAATCAGGTGCAGACCGCACGTCTGCTCGGCCTGTCGCGCAATGTGCTGCGCACCTTGCTCAAACAGCATGGGCTGCTGGCGGCGCATGAAGACAGCAGCCCCGATACCGGCGACTTTGCCGCAGACCTGCTCGTCGGGCAGCCGGTTGCGGCTTCTTCCATGGCTTGAAAAGCCTTTCGCGACCACAAATGCCCGCAGGGCCGGAGTTGGCGCGCGCAAGCAACCGATATCAAACGGTGGGGACAAACAACAAGGAATACTGTGAGCAGGCACTGGAACACTGAAGCGCGCTTGGCGCTGCTGGGCATCGGACTGGGGCTGGCTGCGGCATGCGCACAGGCCGCGCCGGACGAAGCCGCCACGCAGCAGGTGCGCGCCCGGCTCGTCGCCTCGGCGGGCGCCGTGCATGCGGGAGATCGCCTGGTGCTGGGAGTGCATCAGCACATCGCGCCCGAGTGGCACACCTACTGGATCAATCCCGGCGACACCGGCCTGGCCACCCGGATCGACTGGACACTGCCCCCAGGGAGTGCGGCGGGCCAGATCCAATGGCCGACGCCGCAGCGCTTTCAGCTCGGCGCCATCACCAACTTTGGTTATGCGGGAGATGTCACCCTGCTGACCGAGATCGACGTACCGAAGGAATTGCAGGCGGGCCAGCAGTTCGCGGTTCGGGCCCAGGTCAACTGGCTGGTGTGCCGCGAGAGCTGCATTCCGCAGAAAGTCGAGTTGCGTCTGAGCCTGCCGGTGCTTGAGCCCGGCCAGCCCGCCGGCGCGGGCAGCCCGCTGATCGACGCGGCCCGCGCCCGCCTGCCGGTGGCCAGCCCCTGGCCCGTCAACGTGCAGTACGCCGCCGACCATGTGACCCTGCGCCTGGTGAATCCCGGCCTGTCCAGAGACGCGCTCGATACCCTTGCTTTCTTCCCGGCCCAGCGCCATCAACTGTCCAATGAACTGCCGCAAACAATCAAGGTGGTCGATAACGAGGTGCTGCTGCAACTGCCCCATGGCGACGAGCCACCCTCGGCACAGGCGGCGTTAACCGGCGTGCTGGTGGTCCGCGATCCCGCCCAGCCCGCCAGTGCGGCCCGTGGCTACGCGATTAACAGTGCGGCCTCGCCGCTCGCCAGAGCGCCCGCCACCGCTGCCCAGGCGCCCGCACCGGCGTCATCGTCCGTCACGACCCTGGCCTCGGTGCTGCTGCTCGCACTGTTCGGCGGCATCGTGCTCAACCTCATGCCCTGCGTGTTTCCGGTGCTGTCCATCAAGGCCCTGTCGCTGCTGCAGCACGCCGAGCGCCCGGCGCGCGAAACACGCCGGCATGGACTGGCCTACACCCTGGGCGTGCTGGGCAGCTTCGCGCTGCTGGGCGGGCTGCTGATCGTACTCAAGCAAGGCGGCGCGCAGATCGGCTGGGGCTTTCAGTACCAGTCGCCCGGCTTTGTGCTGCTGGCCGCTTACCTGATGTTCGCGGTGGGCCTGAGCCTGTCGGGCGTGTTTTCGGTGGGCGCCTCGGTGGCGGGATGGGGCTCCTCGCTGGCATCTCGGCGGGGCTACAGCGGCAGTTTTTTTACCGGCGTGCTGGCCGCCGTGGTCGCCAGTCCCTGCACCGCGCCCTTCATGGGCGCCGCGATAGGCTATGCGCTGACGCAGCCGGCGGCCATTTTGCTGGCCGTTTTCCTCACCCTGGGGATGGGCCTGGCGCTGCCCTATCTGCTGCTGACGCACTGGCCCGCGCTGCAGCACCGCCTGCCCCGCCCCGGACGCTGGATGGAGCGCGTCAAGCAGGGCCTGGCGTTTCCGATGTATGCCGCCGCCGTCTGGCTGGCCTGGGTCTTGGCCCAACAGGCAGGCCCCCATGCGGTGGCCGCCGCGCTGGGCGGCATGGTCGCCATCGCCTTTGCGGCCTGGATTTTTGACGCCACGCGGGGCCATGCCCGCTCGGGCGTCCAGCGCAGCGGCGCCGGCCTGGCCCTGCTGGCGGTGACAGCGGCCTTGCTGGGCGGCCAGACCGGCCTGCGGGCGCAGCCTGCGCCGCCAGTCCAGCAGCCGGCGATGGGCAAACCGTCGCACGGTGCCGAACCCTACAGCGCAGAGCGGCTGCAAAGCCTGCGCCGTCAGGGCCAGCCGGTCTTTTTGAACCTGACGGCGGCCTGGTGCATCACCTGCCTGGTCAACGAGCGGGTCGCGCTCAGCGACGCCAGCGTGCAGCAGGCGTTCGAGCGCGCCGGCATCCATTACCTCAAGGGCGACTGGACCAACGAGGATGCGCAGATCACGCGCAAGCTGGGGGAGTTCGGGCGCAGTGGCGTTCCGCTGTATGTGTACTACCCTGCAAATGCCGGCGCCGACCCGGTGGTGCTGCCGCAAATCCTGACGCCGAAAATGGTGCTGGACGTCTTGCAGTCACCCGCAGCGGTGTCGGTGGCCCGCACGCCCTGAGCTGATCAGCTGATCACGCAAGGTCAGCGGGCCACCACTGCTGATGCCTCCCGCATTCCCGCTATTCGAAAATGCTGGCTCAGCGCTGGCCAAGCAAGGCCTGCTCCAGTTCGCCGGGCTGCCAGCCGCCGCCCAGCGCCTTGACCAGGTAGGCCGTGGCCTGCAGCTGCTGGCCGCGCAGCTGGCTGGACAGGCGCTGGTTGGTCAGCACGTTCTGCTGGGCGGTGACCACGTCGAGGTAAGTGGACAGGCCGCCCGCATAGCGGTCCTGCGCGATGTCCAGCACCCGC comes from Polaromonas naphthalenivorans CJ2 and encodes:
- a CDS encoding protein-disulfide reductase DsbD family protein; this encodes MSRHWNTEARLALLGIGLGLAAACAQAAPDEAATQQVRARLVASAGAVHAGDRLVLGVHQHIAPEWHTYWINPGDTGLATRIDWTLPPGSAAGQIQWPTPQRFQLGAITNFGYAGDVTLLTEIDVPKELQAGQQFAVRAQVNWLVCRESCIPQKVELRLSLPVLEPGQPAGAGSPLIDAARARLPVASPWPVNVQYAADHVTLRLVNPGLSRDALDTLAFFPAQRHQLSNELPQTIKVVDNEVLLQLPHGDEPPSAQAALTGVLVVRDPAQPASAARGYAINSAASPLARAPATAAQAPAPASSSVTTLASVLLLALFGGIVLNLMPCVFPVLSIKALSLLQHAERPARETRRHGLAYTLGVLGSFALLGGLLIVLKQGGAQIGWGFQYQSPGFVLLAAYLMFAVGLSLSGVFSVGASVAGWGSSLASRRGYSGSFFTGVLAAVVASPCTAPFMGAAIGYALTQPAAILLAVFLTLGMGLALPYLLLTHWPALQHRLPRPGRWMERVKQGLAFPMYAAAVWLAWVLAQQAGPHAVAAALGGMVAIAFAAWIFDATRGHARSGVQRSGAGLALLAVTAALLGGQTGLRAQPAPPVQQPAMGKPSHGAEPYSAERLQSLRRQGQPVFLNLTAAWCITCLVNERVALSDASVQQAFERAGIHYLKGDWTNEDAQITRKLGEFGRSGVPLYVYYPANAGADPVVLPQILTPKMVLDVLQSPAAVSVARTP
- a CDS encoding sulfate ABC transporter substrate-binding protein; translated protein: MAERRTFRRPFLKIALATTLAAASWGAIAQQAVNLLNVSYDPTRELYVEYNAAFIKYWKAKTGQDVTIKQSHGGSGKQARSVIDGLDADVVTLGLAGDIDALVNNGGWIPKDWQKRLPHNSSPYTSTIVLVVRQGNPKGIKDWDDLIKPGVSVITPNPKTSGGARWNYLAAWEFAKRKFGGDAKAKDFVAKLYANVPVLDTGARGSSITFAQRNQGDVFISWENEAYLLEKEFGSKVDVVYPSLSILAEPPVSVVDKNVDRKGTRAVAEEYLKYLYTEEGQDIAGKNFYRPAVSEKAKAKYAKQFPNLKLFTIEQGFGGWTKADKEHFADGGSFDQIYLKK
- the cysK gene encoding cysteine synthase A, with amino-acid sequence MSTIYADNSQSIGRTPLIQLRRITDGAHATVLAKIEGRNPAASVKCRIGAALIWDAEQRGLLGAGKEIVEPTSGNTGIALAFVAAARGIPITLTMPETMSIERRKLLLAYGAKLVLTEGAKGMKGAIAKAEEIAASDPKYVLLQQFKNPANPAIHEATTGPEIWQDTDGGIDIFISGVGTGGTITGVSRYLKKTQGKAIISVAVEPSASPILTQHRAGEELKAGPHKIQGIGAGFVPEVLDLSLVDAIEQVSNEEAIDHARRLAREEGILAGISGGAAVAAAVRWAKKPESAGKTLVVIIPDSGERYLSSVLFEGIFDASGAAVNQELA
- a CDS encoding sigma-54 interaction domain-containing protein: MNQLLTFPDAGKHALSIRAKALVFEDPQSQALLARLDQVAPTEATVVIIGETGTGKELLARRIHQGSARRGPFVAVNCGAFSESLIDAELFGHESGAFTGASQARAGWFEAANGGSLFLDEIGDLPLALQVKLLRVLQERQIVRIGSRKPIELDVRLIAATNVDLRDAVNAGHFRADLYYRLSVATLELRPLWERPGDILPLARHFLASYAKRLGIEGSTLTPGAEQALLAHDWPGNIRELENVVHYALIVAPAAAIHASDLQSIQRSARSRARQPVALPPAVADSSASTPEVAAVPTLRQMLRELLLKSMKLNQPLLFEQVQATLVCTAFEFCHNNQVQTARLLGLSRNVLRTLLKQHGLLAAHEDSSPDTGDFAADLLVGQPVAASSMA